The genome window GCTTCCTTAAGCTCTGCGGCGCTGTCGTTGACGCCGGGAATGACCAGCGTTGTCACCTCCAGCCACCAGCCAAGCTTGCGCATGGCCTTGAGGTTGTCAAGAACAGGTTGCAACCGTGCGCCGCAGTATTGGCGGTAAAAGCTGTCGCGGAATGACTTGAGGTCCACATTGGCGGCGCATACCCGTCTGCTGAGGGCCAGCAGGCAGTCTTCCGACATATAGCCGTTGGTCACCAGCAGGCAGCGGATGCCGCGCGGGGTGGCCAGCCCGGCTGTTTCGTAGGCCAGCTCAAAAAATACTGTTGGTTCGTTATAGGTAAAAGCCATGCTGCGGGCGCGTTTTGCCTGGGCCAGAACCACCAGATCTTCGGGGGCAGCACGTTTGCCGGGCACAATGCCGCTGGGTGGTATGTGGGCTATATTGCTGTTCTGACAAAATTTGCAAGTAAAGTTGCAGCCAGCGCTGCCAATGGAAAATGTTTTTGTGCCCGGCAAGAAATGGTAGAGAGGTTTTTTTTCCACCGGGTCCAGATTGATGGCCGTGACCACGTCGCCCACCAGAGTCACCAGATTGCCGTTCATGTTGGCCCGCACGCCGCACAGACCTTTGTCTCCTTTTTTCAGGCGACAGCCCTGAGCGCACAGGCGGCACTGGACAGACCCCTTATGTACGCCGTCCAGCGCATGCCAGAGTAACGCCTGCATATCAGCGCCCCCCTGCGGGAGTATTGGGGGTTATGGTGCTGT of Desulfovibrio intestinalis contains these proteins:
- the amrS gene encoding AmmeMemoRadiSam system radical SAM enzyme → MQALLWHALDGVHKGSVQCRLCAQGCRLKKGDKGLCGVRANMNGNLVTLVGDVVTAINLDPVEKKPLYHFLPGTKTFSIGSAGCNFTCKFCQNSNIAHIPPSGIVPGKRAAPEDLVVLAQAKRARSMAFTYNEPTVFFELAYETAGLATPRGIRCLLVTNGYMSEDCLLALSRRVCAANVDLKSFRDSFYRQYCGARLQPVLDNLKAMRKLGWWLEVTTLVIPGVNDSAAELKEAAAFIHHELGAHTPWHLSAFHGAHQMADHPSTPLSKLEEAWSIGRQEGLHFVYIGNALSAMGSNTFCPQCGIMVIERQGYSINMHMQAGAPGVCPSCHTTLPGVWT